In Halococcus saccharolyticus DSM 5350, the following are encoded in one genomic region:
- a CDS encoding sugar phosphate isomerase/epimerase family protein — MKFGFSANAFREYDWKETIEIVADAGYDGIELLFDRPHLYPHDVDDGTVADVRDALDEHGLAISNCNAFMLTAIEGFHHPSYIEPDPEYRQERIDYTKAALRTAAALDHDYISIEPGGPTPEEKSREWALETFAESLEEVLPVAEDVDVDLHVEPEPDLLIETSTEFREFADRIDHPRIRCNFDAGHLFCVGEDPVEAFDALEPFVDHVHLEDIPEDRSHEHTQLGDGAMPIDKFLGALDDRDYEGFVTVELYPYEETAAETARDAMTYLEDGGWV; from the coding sequence ATGAAGTTCGGGTTCTCGGCCAACGCGTTCCGCGAGTACGACTGGAAGGAAACCATCGAGATCGTCGCTGACGCGGGCTACGACGGGATCGAACTCCTGTTCGACCGGCCGCATCTCTACCCCCACGACGTCGACGACGGGACGGTCGCCGACGTGCGCGACGCGCTCGACGAGCACGGACTCGCCATCAGTAACTGTAACGCGTTCATGTTGACGGCGATCGAGGGGTTCCACCATCCCTCGTACATCGAACCCGATCCCGAGTACCGCCAGGAGCGCATCGACTACACGAAGGCCGCGCTACGAACCGCCGCCGCACTCGATCACGACTACATCTCGATCGAGCCTGGCGGGCCGACTCCCGAGGAAAAATCCCGTGAGTGGGCGCTCGAAACGTTCGCCGAGAGCCTTGAGGAAGTGCTCCCGGTGGCCGAGGACGTCGACGTGGATCTCCACGTCGAACCCGAGCCCGACCTCCTGATCGAAACTAGTACCGAGTTCCGCGAGTTCGCCGACCGGATCGACCATCCTCGGATTCGGTGTAATTTCGACGCCGGCCACCTCTTTTGCGTCGGCGAGGACCCCGTCGAAGCCTTCGACGCACTCGAACCGTTCGTGGATCACGTCCATCTGGAAGACATCCCCGAAGACCGGAGCCACGAGCACACCCAGCTCGGTGACGGCGCGATGCCCATCGACAAGTTCCTCGGCGCGCTCGACGATCGTGACTACGAGGGATTCGTCACGGTCGAACTCTACCCCTACGAGGAAACCGCGGCCGAGACCGCCCGCGACGCGATGACCTACCTCGAAGACGGCGGGTGGGTCTGA
- a CDS encoding sugar phosphate isomerase/epimerase family protein, whose product MVDLAFSTNAYTRHALPEAIDRIADHGYAGVEILGDKPHAYFPNFDDADEGDLIAALDDTELQISNVNANTATGYYDDAPPSSFFDPSVITADDDDREWRIEYTKRAIDLASITSAPAVCLATGRPLPGTPPERAHEYLRDSLDSILDYAEDRGVSVGIEYEPELLVECTEEVLALIDDVGRDSLGINLDVGHAAVYGEDPAEAIRQSAGHITGVHLEDIVGGVRGKHYHRIPGEGDLDFRAIFDALDDIGYDGFATLELYTYPDRPDEAAREAYEELSAYC is encoded by the coding sequence ATGGTCGATCTCGCGTTCTCGACGAACGCCTACACCCGCCACGCACTCCCCGAGGCGATCGATCGAATCGCCGACCACGGCTATGCTGGCGTCGAAATCCTGGGAGACAAACCCCACGCCTACTTCCCGAATTTCGACGACGCCGACGAGGGGGACCTGATCGCGGCGCTCGACGACACAGAACTACAGATATCGAACGTCAACGCCAACACCGCGACGGGCTACTACGACGACGCACCGCCCTCGTCGTTTTTCGATCCGAGCGTGATCACCGCGGACGATGACGACCGTGAGTGGCGGATCGAGTACACGAAACGCGCGATCGATCTCGCTTCTATAACTAGTGCGCCCGCAGTCTGTCTCGCCACCGGCCGACCACTCCCCGGGACGCCGCCCGAACGCGCCCACGAGTATCTCCGTGACTCGCTCGATTCGATTCTCGACTACGCCGAGGATCGTGGAGTGAGCGTCGGGATCGAGTACGAGCCCGAACTCCTCGTGGAGTGTACCGAGGAAGTGCTCGCGCTCATCGACGACGTCGGTCGCGACTCGCTCGGGATCAACCTCGACGTCGGCCACGCCGCGGTCTACGGCGAGGATCCCGCCGAAGCGATCCGGCAGAGTGCGGGCCACATCACGGGCGTCCATCTGGAGGACATCGTCGGCGGCGTCCGAGGAAAGCACTACCACCGGATCCCCGGCGAGGGAGACCTCGACTTCCGGGCGATCTTCGACGCGCTCGACGACATCGGCTACGACGGGTTCGCAACGCTCGAACTCTACACCTACCCCGATCGCCCAGACGAAGCCGCACGGGAGGCGTACGAGGAACTCTCGGCGTACTGCTGA
- a CDS encoding CAP domain-containing protein, which translates to MLRSVAGLLAWVVSVVLRLAFVVAIIGLAAGFAFGGGDLPTSVAELGDDVGGVADAAADGVSELGGVGGVSGVDGADAADNVSVPSIPESDASELNGTRVEYLVHQEVNEERVEHNRSKLAFDTELRPVARYHSADMANRSYFAHVGPDGETLGDRYAKFNYQCRVPTSGFKYATGGENILYTYYDAPVRMNDRSVNYDTPEELAQGIVNGWMNSTSHRENLLKPYWRQEAIGVYVQQTDGQTRVYATQNFC; encoded by the coding sequence ATGCTTCGATCGGTCGCCGGGCTGCTCGCGTGGGTGGTCTCGGTCGTGCTGCGGCTCGCGTTCGTGGTCGCGATAATCGGGCTCGCCGCCGGGTTCGCGTTCGGTGGGGGCGATCTTCCGACCTCGGTCGCCGAGCTGGGCGACGACGTGGGCGGGGTCGCCGACGCTGCCGCCGACGGCGTCAGCGAACTCGGTGGCGTCGGCGGGGTGAGTGGTGTCGACGGTGCGGACGCCGCCGACAACGTGAGCGTCCCCTCGATTCCGGAGTCCGACGCCAGCGAGCTCAACGGCACTCGGGTCGAGTATCTCGTCCACCAGGAGGTCAACGAGGAGCGCGTCGAGCACAACCGTTCGAAACTCGCGTTCGACACCGAACTCCGCCCGGTCGCCCGGTATCACAGCGCCGATATGGCGAACCGAAGCTACTTCGCCCACGTCGGCCCGGACGGCGAGACGCTTGGCGATCGGTACGCGAAGTTCAACTACCAGTGTCGCGTCCCCACGAGCGGATTCAAGTACGCGACCGGCGGCGAGAACATCCTCTACACCTACTACGACGCACCGGTCAGGATGAACGACCGGTCGGTCAACTACGACACGCCCGAGGAGCTCGCCCAGGGGATCGTGAACGGCTGGATGAACTCCACGAGCCATCGGGAGAACCTTCTCAAACCCTACTGGCGACAGGAGGCGATCGGGGTGTACGTCCAACAGACCGACGGCCAGACCCGAGTGTACGCCACCCAGAACTTCTGTTGA
- a CDS encoding NUDIX domain-containing protein — protein MDAAGRSEQWVENQLGRLTDEYDSSSVHQTSWAVSAERYERIAGVAANERAAAGVRVTNADDEVLLVRDRRDEWAAPRGRVEPDESLETGAIRNVREATGVECAIEDVERISIVGVGDETDRDRSSIYCLVVLFAGSCGPDERVDPAETPVRWRRSRPTDGLDPGVLAI, from the coding sequence ATGGACGCCGCCGGTCGTTCGGAGCAGTGGGTCGAAAACCAGCTCGGGAGGCTGACCGACGAGTACGATTCGTCGTCGGTCCACCAGACGAGCTGGGCGGTGTCGGCGGAGCGCTACGAGCGGATCGCGGGCGTCGCGGCCAACGAACGCGCCGCGGCGGGGGTTCGCGTCACGAACGCCGACGACGAGGTGCTGTTGGTGCGCGACCGACGCGATGAATGGGCCGCCCCACGGGGGCGGGTCGAGCCCGACGAATCGCTCGAAACCGGAGCCATCCGGAACGTGCGCGAGGCAACTGGCGTCGAGTGTGCGATCGAGGACGTCGAACGGATCTCGATCGTCGGCGTCGGCGACGAGACCGACCGCGACCGCTCTTCGATCTACTGCCTCGTGGTGCTGTTCGCCGGCTCGTGTGGCCCCGACGAACGCGTCGATCCCGCCGAGACGCCGGTCCGGTGGCGACGGAGCCGGCCGACCGACGGCCTCGATCCGGGCGTGCTCGCGATCTGA
- a CDS encoding UbiA family prenyltransferase, with product MAVGESGLSERFTTYASLVRVPNLFSAPPDVLLGAALASAAGAAVSLPALAGLCLAAVLLYAGGTTLNDYFDAPIDRSERPERPIPSGEVTRRTAGALGGSLLVVGVALTFVAAGTRAGAIAAGLAAVIALYDGALKGGPVGFLAMGGARGLNVLLGTAAAGAVDFPTWTLAVPAVVVLYIAAVTYMAANEATATPRKAVATAAAGVVVAAATVFAVIATVGPPTVQAGLAAGLVAGFLAWTGRALEPAYADPRPRTVGPAVGTCVLALVVLDAAFAAIVGVGWALAVLVFLVPAVGLARLFDVS from the coding sequence GTGGCCGTCGGCGAGTCCGGTTTGAGCGAGCGATTCACGACCTACGCGAGCCTGGTGCGCGTCCCGAACCTCTTCAGCGCGCCCCCGGACGTCCTGCTCGGTGCGGCACTTGCGAGTGCGGCCGGCGCGGCGGTCTCGCTCCCCGCGCTCGCCGGCCTCTGTCTCGCCGCCGTTCTGCTGTACGCCGGTGGCACCACGCTGAACGACTACTTCGACGCGCCGATCGACCGATCCGAGCGACCCGAGCGCCCGATTCCCTCCGGCGAGGTGACGCGTCGGACGGCGGGCGCGCTCGGTGGATCGCTGCTTGTGGTCGGCGTCGCGCTCACGTTCGTCGCTGCCGGGACGCGCGCCGGTGCGATCGCCGCCGGACTCGCGGCCGTCATCGCGCTCTACGACGGCGCGCTGAAGGGCGGCCCCGTTGGCTTCCTCGCGATGGGGGGCGCGCGCGGGTTGAACGTCCTCCTCGGAACGGCTGCCGCGGGCGCGGTCGATTTCCCGACGTGGACGCTCGCGGTGCCGGCGGTCGTCGTGCTCTACATCGCCGCGGTGACGTACATGGCCGCGAACGAGGCGACCGCTACCCCACGGAAGGCGGTCGCGACCGCGGCCGCTGGAGTCGTCGTAGCTGCCGCAACGGTGTTCGCAGTGATCGCGACGGTCGGTCCGCCGACCGTTCAAGCCGGACTCGCAGCCGGGCTCGTCGCCGGTTTCCTCGCGTGGACCGGGCGTGCGCTTGAACCAGCGTACGCCGATCCTCGTCCCCGAACTGTCGGTCCCGCGGTCGGTACCTGCGTGCTCGCGCTCGTGGTGCTCGATGCGGCGTTCGCGGCGATCGTCGGCGTCGGGTGGGCGCTTGCTGTGCTCGTCTTTCTCGTGCCCGCAGTCGGGCTGGCCCGATTGTTCGATGTCTCGTAA
- a CDS encoding S9 family peptidase encodes MLSDIERYLNVRSASTGSFAPSGDLAFLLDTTGTPQIWTLPEPGGWPDQRTFADERVTFASFSPTRDELIFGRDEGGNERVQLSRLDPDGSVTPLTDRPAAKHRWGGWSHDGERFAFTANRRDESVFDVYTQVRDATGDDAELVHEGDGWLTVAGFGPDDDRLVVSEAHSSFDQDLHVLDLDTGAIEHVTPHENDVRFMGVEWGPDGDALYCLTDRDGDTLSLARLDLGSLEIEPIVDDPEWNVDRFVLDGDTGRLVYGRNVDGYTDLTVGRLTGETTIETFPTPDLPDGLAGAIEFDDDAERFAITVTGPRENANVHVVDIASGESDRWTHASTAGLAEDRFHDSELVQFESFDAREIPAFFSLPADPAPGDTPVVVDIHGGPESQRRPRFSPVTQYLLDQGYAVFEPNVRGSSGYGKAYTHLDDVEKRMDSVADIEAGVEWLGDLSPVDPDRIAVMGGSYGGFMTLAALTEYPDLFAAGVDIVGIANFVTFLENTGPWRRELREAEYGSLETDRDLLESISPIHRADRIDAPLFVLHGENDPRVPVGEAEQIAERVSEQGVPVEKLLFEDEGHGITKRENRIEAYTAIARFLDEHV; translated from the coding sequence GTGCTCTCCGACATCGAGCGCTACCTCAACGTCCGCAGTGCATCGACCGGGTCGTTCGCGCCCTCGGGCGACCTCGCTTTCCTGCTCGACACCACCGGCACGCCCCAAATTTGGACGCTTCCCGAACCCGGGGGCTGGCCCGACCAACGAACGTTCGCCGACGAGCGCGTCACCTTCGCTTCGTTTTCGCCGACACGCGACGAACTGATCTTCGGGCGGGACGAGGGCGGCAACGAGCGTGTCCAGCTCTCCCGACTCGATCCCGACGGCTCGGTGACGCCGCTCACCGACCGTCCCGCAGCCAAACATAGATGGGGCGGCTGGAGCCACGACGGCGAACGGTTCGCGTTCACCGCCAACCGGCGCGACGAGTCGGTCTTCGACGTCTACACACAGGTACGCGACGCGACGGGTGACGACGCCGAACTCGTTCACGAGGGTGACGGCTGGCTCACCGTCGCCGGCTTCGGCCCCGACGACGATCGCCTCGTCGTGAGCGAGGCGCATTCGAGCTTCGATCAGGACCTCCACGTGCTCGATCTCGATACTGGGGCGATCGAGCACGTCACGCCCCACGAGAACGACGTGCGCTTCATGGGTGTCGAATGGGGACCCGACGGCGACGCGCTCTACTGCCTGACCGACCGCGACGGCGACACCCTCTCGCTCGCGCGGCTCGATCTCGGCAGTTTGGAAATCGAACCGATCGTCGACGATCCGGAGTGGAACGTCGATCGATTCGTGCTCGACGGAGACACCGGCCGGCTGGTCTACGGACGCAACGTCGACGGCTACACCGATCTCACGGTCGGGCGACTCACGGGCGAGACGACGATCGAGACGTTCCCGACGCCCGATCTCCCCGACGGCCTCGCGGGCGCGATCGAGTTCGACGACGACGCCGAGCGCTTCGCGATCACGGTGACGGGTCCGCGCGAGAACGCGAACGTCCACGTCGTCGACATCGCATCCGGCGAGAGCGACCGCTGGACGCACGCCTCGACCGCCGGCCTCGCCGAGGATCGGTTTCACGACTCCGAGCTCGTGCAGTTCGAGAGCTTCGACGCCCGGGAGATTCCGGCGTTTTTCTCGCTGCCCGCCGATCCCGCGCCGGGCGACACACCGGTCGTCGTCGACATCCACGGTGGCCCCGAGAGCCAGCGCCGGCCACGATTTAGCCCCGTCACCCAGTACCTCCTCGATCAGGGGTATGCGGTCTTCGAGCCGAACGTCCGGGGCTCGTCGGGCTACGGCAAAGCGTACACCCACCTCGACGACGTCGAAAAGCGGATGGATTCGGTGGCCGACATCGAGGCGGGCGTCGAGTGGCTCGGCGATCTCTCACCTGTAGACCCCGACCGGATCGCGGTGATGGGCGGCTCCTACGGCGGGTTCATGACGCTCGCGGCGCTCACCGAATATCCCGATCTGTTCGCCGCCGGGGTCGACATCGTGGGGATCGCGAACTTCGTGACGTTCCTCGAAAACACCGGACCATGGCGGCGTGAACTCCGAGAGGCCGAATACGGGTCGCTCGAAACCGACCGCGATCTCCTCGAATCCATCAGTCCGATCCACCGCGCCGACCGTATCGACGCGCCCCTGTTCGTGCTCCACGGCGAGAACGACCCGCGCGTGCCGGTCGGCGAGGCAGAACAGATCGCAGAGCGCGTCAGCGAGCAGGGTGTCCCCGTCGAGAAACTCCTCTTCGAGGACGAGGGCCACGGGATCACGAAACGCGAGAACCGGATCGAGGCCTACACCGCCATCGCGCGGTTCCTCGACGAGCACGTCTGA
- a CDS encoding AAA family ATPase — translation MIEPGPESELLDQDELSAIERWLAPAVGVLVIVILLAGVGFLLTSVLDDPGGSENEPAAAGPIVDGANATTTPTVTTEPTTRSTNETTTTPGPTTTERSTQTPSPTPTATASPTSSVTTSTATATTTATPTATDMPTPTETPTPTATSTNTPTPTDTPTPTATTTQTPTATPTTTSTATATASPTATTTPTPTPTATPTATPTPTSSPTATPTATPTATSTPSPTATPTPSETSATASSTTTDTPTATETPTTTETPTSTETATSTPTQTATATSETEDTDTSTDTATPSATGTATASQTTSTPTATTTTTTSAATATTTATTTTNTATASQTTTSSPSPTSQEQSGQGATTGEDGPPERANDEQAATTTERDGTDETEAEEPTDEEETTDEAGTTGETDGE, via the coding sequence GTGATCGAACCGGGGCCAGAATCGGAGCTGCTTGATCAGGACGAACTGTCCGCCATCGAGCGGTGGCTGGCACCCGCAGTCGGTGTCCTCGTAATCGTCATCCTCCTCGCAGGCGTCGGGTTTCTCCTCACGAGCGTGCTCGACGATCCCGGGGGGAGTGAAAACGAGCCGGCCGCAGCCGGCCCGATCGTCGACGGCGCGAACGCCACGACCACACCGACCGTGACGACGGAACCAACGACGCGGTCCACGAACGAAACCACCACGACACCGGGACCAACCACGACGGAACGATCGACGCAGACACCGTCGCCAACGCCGACAGCCACCGCGTCACCCACATCCTCAGTGACGACATCGACTGCTACAGCGACGACAACTGCCACACCGACAGCCACCGACATGCCGACGCCCACCGAGACACCGACGCCGACAGCGACCTCAACGAACACACCAACACCTACCGATACGCCGACACCTACTGCCACCACTACACAGACACCAACCGCGACGCCGACAACAACATCGACCGCCACAGCCACCGCATCCCCGACAGCGACGACCACACCAACGCCGACCCCCACCGCTACGCCGACCGCTACACCGACACCCACGTCGTCACCGACCGCAACACCGACAGCGACGCCAACGGCCACATCGACGCCGTCACCAACCGCGACGCCAACACCCAGCGAAACCTCGGCGACAGCCTCGTCAACGACTACCGACACACCGACAGCGACCGAGACACCAACGACTACCGAAACGCCGACCTCGACGGAAACTGCGACATCGACCCCGACGCAGACGGCCACGGCAACATCGGAGACCGAGGATACAGACACATCGACGGATACCGCTACACCGAGCGCTACGGGAACGGCCACAGCGAGTCAGACGACGAGCACGCCGACCGCAACGACGACCACCACGACGTCAGCAGCGACAGCAACGACCACGGCGACAACGACGACGAACACGGCGACAGCGAGTCAAACCACTACATCGTCACCGTCTCCGACGAGCCAGGAACAGAGCGGCCAGGGAGCGACGACCGGTGAAGACGGGCCGCCGGAACGAGCGAACGACGAGCAGGCGGCCACGACCACGGAGCGCGATGGCACCGACGAAACCGAAGCCGAGGAACCGACTGACGAGGAGGAGACGACCGACGAAGCGGGGACGACGGGAGAGACCGATGGAGAGTGA
- a CDS encoding TatD family hydrolase, whose protein sequence is MEIIDPHMHMVSRSADDYRRARRAGVECCIEPAFWSGTDKQYAGSFFDYFEQIIDFETDRAERAAGMDHYVTIGLEPKEANYREMAEEVLDRVPEYLDRENVVGVGEIGFDQGTDDEEWALREQLRMAEERELPVIIHTPHTNKPEGTERIVEIIEDEGVTQERIVIDHNTPETIETSLTTDCWVGFTLYPGKIEDEKAIDLLEEHGTDKMLFNSAADWDPSDPLAVPKARDKMLDRGWPREDVKKVVFDNPYEFFDQSPNFEYDPR, encoded by the coding sequence ATGGAGATCATCGACCCGCACATGCACATGGTGTCGCGCTCGGCCGACGACTATCGACGCGCGCGCCGTGCCGGCGTCGAGTGCTGTATCGAGCCCGCGTTCTGGAGCGGGACCGACAAGCAGTACGCCGGTTCCTTTTTCGATTACTTCGAGCAGATTATCGATTTCGAGACCGACCGCGCCGAGCGCGCGGCGGGGATGGACCACTACGTGACGATCGGGCTCGAACCCAAGGAGGCGAACTACCGCGAGATGGCCGAGGAGGTGCTCGACCGCGTCCCCGAGTACCTCGACCGCGAGAACGTCGTCGGCGTCGGCGAGATCGGGTTCGATCAGGGGACCGACGACGAGGAGTGGGCTCTTCGCGAGCAGCTCCGAATGGCCGAGGAGCGTGAACTCCCGGTCATCATCCATACACCACACACGAACAAACCGGAGGGCACCGAACGGATCGTCGAGATCATCGAAGACGAGGGCGTGACCCAGGAACGCATCGTCATCGATCACAACACGCCCGAGACGATCGAGACGTCCCTCACGACGGATTGCTGGGTCGGGTTCACGCTCTACCCCGGGAAGATCGAGGACGAGAAAGCGATCGATCTCCTCGAAGAACACGGCACCGACAAGATGCTGTTCAACAGCGCCGCCGACTGGGACCCCTCGGACCCGCTCGCGGTGCCGAAGGCTCGCGACAAGATGCTCGATCGGGGCTGGCCGCGCGAGGACGTCAAGAAGGTCGTCTTCGACAATCCCTACGAGTTCTTCGACCAGTCGCCGAACTTCGAGTACGACCCGCGATGA
- the folP gene encoding dihydropteroate synthase produces the protein MEFHDAANFLFGLRRYPPKPRLSATRDLLSALDDPQEGIAFVQVAGSNGKGSTARMTESILREAGLDVGLYTSPHLDSVRERVTVNGRSITEAALTEYVETVRPYVVDRATDGASPTFFETVTGLAFWEFARQDVDCAVLEVGIGGQYDATSVVDPVASAVTSVTLEHTDVLGETVEEIGRDLAHVAPDDGPLVTAATGDARSGIDTVADEVVTVGSGTDTDVAVSYDGRVGIESRVELTGTDWDVETRLPLVGAHQADNAGVAAPLARHVGDALGVEIDTDDLASGLRTAHWPGRFEVMGREPLVALDGAHNPGACERLASVLREFKYDDLHVVFGALADKDHRGMVEALPTPDRAVTCQPDVDRAEDEGVLATSFERDGVVVESRNAVTDGVAEAVAAADPDDCVVVCGSLYTVREARTRWSRLDVPKRVDDLDDARRVLSGAHVTDPGVYRMRGKTVHRTLKTRVRPRQAQYLKEELLSLGGECAVSGLNDQNEERLDVVLAGTLAQFKRLVAKLDAQPYGLGPLAADIARALDIDSSARSRGDEDTTARLDYPWDDGTAVMGILNVTPDSFHDGGEFDETDAAVRRAEEMVAAGADVIDIGGESTRPGAEPVSVVDEHDRVVPVIERIADVDALLSIDTRKAEVARAALEAGADIVNDVSGLDDPEMRFVAAEFDCPIVVMHSIDAPVAPDAEPEYDDVVEDAIRELEPLVRRCVQAGLDREQIIVDPGLGFAKTEREDFSLLGRLGEFRALDCPVLVGHSHKSMFGLVGSEAGERLPATVAASALAAERGADIVRVHDVAETVAAVSVSEATTAPHTFDRDE, from the coding sequence ATGGAGTTCCACGACGCCGCGAACTTCCTCTTCGGGCTGCGGCGCTACCCCCCAAAGCCGCGGCTCTCCGCGACGCGCGACCTCTTGTCCGCACTCGACGATCCACAGGAGGGAATCGCGTTCGTCCAGGTCGCTGGCTCGAACGGGAAGGGATCCACCGCCCGGATGACCGAGTCGATCCTCCGCGAGGCCGGTCTCGATGTCGGGCTCTACACCTCGCCGCATCTCGATTCGGTCCGCGAGCGCGTCACGGTGAACGGTCGATCGATCACGGAGGCCGCCCTCACTGAGTACGTCGAGACAGTACGGCCCTACGTCGTCGATCGCGCGACCGACGGCGCGTCGCCGACCTTCTTCGAGACGGTCACGGGACTCGCGTTCTGGGAGTTCGCGCGCCAGGACGTCGACTGTGCGGTGCTCGAAGTCGGCATCGGGGGACAGTACGACGCGACCAGCGTCGTCGATCCGGTGGCGAGCGCGGTCACGAGCGTCACGCTCGAACACACCGACGTGCTCGGCGAGACAGTCGAGGAGATCGGACGCGACCTCGCCCACGTCGCGCCCGATGACGGCCCGCTCGTGACCGCCGCGACCGGCGACGCGCGATCGGGGATCGACACGGTGGCCGACGAGGTCGTGACGGTTGGCTCCGGAACTGACACCGATGTCGCCGTGAGTTACGACGGTCGCGTCGGTATCGAGAGTCGGGTCGAACTCACCGGTACTGACTGGGACGTCGAAACCAGACTCCCGCTCGTGGGTGCACACCAGGCCGACAACGCCGGCGTCGCGGCCCCGCTTGCCCGCCACGTCGGGGACGCACTTGGGGTCGAGATCGACACAGATGATCTCGCGAGCGGGCTGCGTACGGCTCACTGGCCCGGCCGGTTCGAGGTCATGGGCCGGGAACCGCTGGTCGCCCTCGACGGCGCACACAATCCCGGAGCGTGCGAGCGCCTCGCGAGCGTCCTCCGTGAGTTCAAGTACGATGATCTCCATGTGGTGTTCGGCGCGCTCGCCGACAAGGACCATCGAGGCATGGTCGAGGCGCTCCCGACGCCGGATCGTGCCGTCACCTGCCAGCCCGACGTCGACCGTGCGGAAGACGAGGGGGTGCTCGCGACATCGTTCGAGCGCGATGGCGTCGTCGTCGAGAGTCGAAACGCCGTCACCGATGGGGTGGCCGAGGCGGTCGCGGCCGCCGATCCCGACGACTGTGTCGTCGTCTGTGGCTCGCTCTACACCGTCCGGGAGGCCCGGACCCGGTGGAGTCGCCTCGACGTCCCGAAGCGCGTCGACGATCTCGACGACGCTCGCCGGGTGCTCTCCGGGGCACACGTCACCGATCCCGGCGTCTACCGGATGCGGGGCAAAACCGTCCACCGTACCCTGAAGACACGAGTGCGACCGCGCCAGGCGCAGTATCTCAAGGAGGAACTGCTCTCGCTCGGTGGCGAGTGTGCGGTCTCGGGATTGAACGACCAGAACGAGGAGCGACTCGACGTCGTGCTTGCGGGCACGCTCGCCCAGTTCAAACGGCTCGTCGCGAAGCTCGACGCCCAGCCATACGGACTCGGCCCGCTCGCCGCCGATATCGCCCGCGCGCTCGACATCGATTCGTCGGCAAGAAGCCGTGGCGACGAGGATACAACGGCGAGACTGGATTATCCGTGGGACGACGGCACTGCCGTCATGGGGATTCTCAACGTCACGCCCGACAGTTTCCACGACGGTGGCGAGTTCGACGAGACCGATGCCGCGGTTCGGCGGGCCGAGGAGATGGTCGCAGCGGGGGCCGACGTGATCGATATCGGTGGCGAGAGCACCCGCCCCGGTGCGGAGCCGGTGTCGGTGGTCGACGAGCACGATCGGGTGGTCCCCGTGATCGAGCGCATCGCCGACGTCGACGCGTTGCTCTCGATCGATACCCGGAAGGCCGAAGTCGCCCGGGCAGCACTGGAGGCCGGAGCCGACATCGTGAACGACGTCTCCGGACTCGACGATCCCGAGATGCGCTTCGTGGCTGCCGAGTTCGACTGTCCGATCGTCGTGATGCACAGTATCGACGCGCCAGTCGCTCCCGACGCCGAGCCGGAGTACGACGACGTGGTCGAGGACGCGATTCGGGAGCTCGAACCCCTCGTCAGGCGATGTGTGCAGGCGGGGCTCGACCGCGAACAGATCATCGTCGATCCCGGACTGGGATTCGCGAAAACCGAACGGGAGGACTTCTCGCTTCTCGGCCGTCTCGGGGAGTTCCGTGCGCTCGACTGCCCCGTCCTCGTGGGCCACTCCCACAAATCGATGTTCGGCCTCGTCGGCAGCGAGGCCGGCGAGCGACTCCCGGCCACGGTGGCGGCGAGCGCGCTCGCGGCCGAGCGCGGTGCCGACATCGTCCGTGTTCACGACGTCGCCGAGACCGTCGCCGCCGTAAGCGTGAGTGAGGCCACCACCGCACCGCATACGTTCGATCGCGACGAGTGA